One Thermoanaerobaculia bacterium DNA window includes the following coding sequences:
- a CDS encoding SUMF1/EgtB/PvdO family nonheme iron enzyme, with amino-acid sequence MKLTPLGKLLLFLIGLGLVVTAVYRFVPPEQLPWNRPQAAPPSGTEVRQEGRPAEKAAEKSRPAADAQASNKPWIAVPAGLFASGPDQSEIDVPPFSIERTEVTNGRYEEFLEACPRGSACGPRELPSYWEDRAYLAGHRDNPVVFVAWSEAASFCRWSGGRLPTAIEWEKAARGTDGRSYPTGNVLDPATANILGAERHDEKSAAAKQIPTWPVTDSRYARDRSPYGVLGMAGNVSEWTASASEEEPDLRLVAGGSWDSWELSDGRTYNRIPKSPADRSSSLGFRCAKSQQ; translated from the coding sequence ATGAAGTTGACGCCGCTCGGCAAGCTCCTCCTGTTCTTGATCGGCCTCGGACTGGTCGTGACCGCCGTCTACCGTTTCGTTCCGCCCGAGCAGCTCCCCTGGAACCGCCCGCAAGCGGCACCGCCCAGCGGAACCGAGGTCCGGCAAGAGGGCCGTCCGGCGGAGAAGGCTGCCGAGAAGTCCCGGCCGGCGGCCGACGCCCAGGCCTCGAACAAGCCGTGGATCGCCGTTCCTGCAGGTCTCTTCGCCTCCGGCCCGGATCAGTCCGAGATCGACGTGCCGCCCTTTTCGATCGAGCGCACCGAGGTCACCAACGGGCGCTACGAGGAGTTCCTCGAGGCCTGCCCGCGCGGCAGCGCCTGCGGCCCCCGCGAGCTCCCTTCCTACTGGGAGGACCGCGCTTACCTCGCCGGGCATCGCGACAACCCGGTGGTCTTCGTCGCCTGGAGCGAGGCCGCGAGTTTCTGCCGCTGGTCAGGCGGCCGCCTGCCGACGGCGATCGAGTGGGAGAAGGCGGCCCGCGGCACCGACGGCCGTTCCTATCCGACCGGCAATGTCCTCGATCCGGCGACCGCGAACATCCTCGGGGCCGAGCGGCATGACGAGAAATCGGCCGCCGCGAAGCAGATTCCGACCTGGCCGGTGACCGACAGCCGCTATGCGCGCGACCGCAGTCCCTACGGCGTTCTCGGCATGGCCGGCAACGTGAGCGAATGGACCGCATCGGCGAGCGAGGAAGAGCCCGACCTGCGCCTGGTCGCCGGCGGCTCCTGGGATTCCTGGGAGCTCTCCGACGGGCGGACCTACAACCGCATCCCGAAGTCGCCCGCCGACCGCAGCTCGAGCCTCGGCTTCCGCTGCGCGAAGTCGCAGCAGTAG